A genomic segment from Aegilops tauschii subsp. strangulata cultivar AL8/78 chromosome 1, Aet v6.0, whole genome shotgun sequence encodes:
- the LOC109751265 gene encoding BTB/POZ and MATH domain-containing protein 2 isoform X1 produces MNRPVENTIVGSCVFQFKVDYELVKHLPTGMAFYSDAVSAGGHLWGIKFFPSGEYEADEEYVSIFLEHMSKSRSVGVIFEVFMMGRDSKPSMSLSHIRRLCQTFEIMEDKDSSDCWGWGKFLERTTLEKDYLTGRHVTFACAIMIIDDSCVPVPPSDIGTHLGRLLDHADGTDVSFIVDNETFHAHRTVLAARSPVFRAELFGPMSEATMPSITLHDITPATFKVMLRFIYTDELPLEDELGDSSTEMFQNLLAAADRYALDRLKIVCAQKLWDKVSVDTVATILAWAETYNCQELKNRCIDFFVVEENFKKAIFTDGYALLVLKFPEIIAEMKKRV; encoded by the exons A TGAACAGACCCGTGGAGAACACCATTGTGGGCTCTTGTGTCTTCCAATTCAAAGTCGACTACGAGCTAGTCAAGCACCTTCCCACCGGTATGGCCTTCTACTCCGATGCCGTCTCCGCCGGGGGACACCTGTGGGGGATTAAGTTCTTCCCGAGTGGGGAGTACGAGGCCGACGAGGAGTATGTTTCTATCTTCCTGGAGCACATGAGCAAATCTAGAAGTGTCGGGGTCATCTTTGAGGTGTTTATGATGGGTAGGGACAGCAAGCCATCCATGTCATTGTCACACATACGAAGGTTATGTCAAACCTTTGAAATCATGGAAGATAAAGACAGCAGCGACTGCTGGGGATGGGGCAAGTTCCTCGAACGAACTACTTTGGAGAAAGATTACTTAACAGGGAGACACGTCACATTTGCTTGTGCCATCATGATCATCGATGACAGTTGTGTTCCTGTCCCTCCTTCAGACATTGGGACCCATCTTGGTCGCCTGCTAGATCACGCTGATGGGACAGATGTGTCATTCATCGTTGACAATGAGACATTCCATGCTCATCGAACAGTGCTTGCTGCCCGCTCACCGGTCTTCCGAGCAGAGCTCTTCGGCCCCATGTCCGAGGCTACAATGCCATCCATCACGCTGCACGACATCACACCTGCAACATTCAAAGTTATGCTCCGGTTCATATACACAGATGAATTGCCCCTAGAAGACGAGCTTGGGGACTCTTCCACCGAGATGTTCCAGAACCTGCTTGCTGCGGCCGATCGGTATGCACTGGACAGACTGAAGATTGTTTGCGCCCAGAAGTTGTGGGATAAAGTGTCGGTAGATACAGTTGCAACTATCTTAGCTTGGGCTGAAACCTACAACTGCCAGGAGTTGAAGAACAGGTGCATTGACTTCTTTGTGGTGGAGGAAAATTTCAAGAAGGCCATCTTCACCGATGGTTATGCGTTGCTGGTTCTGAAATTCCCAGAGATCATTGCTGAGATGAAAAAGAGGGTTTAG
- the LOC109751265 gene encoding BTB/POZ and MATH domain-containing protein 1 isoform X2 has protein sequence MAFYSDAVSAGGHLWGIKFFPSGEYEADEEYVSIFLEHMSKSRSVGVIFEVFMMGRDSKPSMSLSHIRRLCQTFEIMEDKDSSDCWGWGKFLERTTLEKDYLTGRHVTFACAIMIIDDSCVPVPPSDIGTHLGRLLDHADGTDVSFIVDNETFHAHRTVLAARSPVFRAELFGPMSEATMPSITLHDITPATFKVMLRFIYTDELPLEDELGDSSTEMFQNLLAAADRYALDRLKIVCAQKLWDKVSVDTVATILAWAETYNCQELKNRCIDFFVVEENFKKAIFTDGYALLVLKFPEIIAEMKKRV, from the coding sequence ATGGCCTTCTACTCCGATGCCGTCTCCGCCGGGGGACACCTGTGGGGGATTAAGTTCTTCCCGAGTGGGGAGTACGAGGCCGACGAGGAGTATGTTTCTATCTTCCTGGAGCACATGAGCAAATCTAGAAGTGTCGGGGTCATCTTTGAGGTGTTTATGATGGGTAGGGACAGCAAGCCATCCATGTCATTGTCACACATACGAAGGTTATGTCAAACCTTTGAAATCATGGAAGATAAAGACAGCAGCGACTGCTGGGGATGGGGCAAGTTCCTCGAACGAACTACTTTGGAGAAAGATTACTTAACAGGGAGACACGTCACATTTGCTTGTGCCATCATGATCATCGATGACAGTTGTGTTCCTGTCCCTCCTTCAGACATTGGGACCCATCTTGGTCGCCTGCTAGATCACGCTGATGGGACAGATGTGTCATTCATCGTTGACAATGAGACATTCCATGCTCATCGAACAGTGCTTGCTGCCCGCTCACCGGTCTTCCGAGCAGAGCTCTTCGGCCCCATGTCCGAGGCTACAATGCCATCCATCACGCTGCACGACATCACACCTGCAACATTCAAAGTTATGCTCCGGTTCATATACACAGATGAATTGCCCCTAGAAGACGAGCTTGGGGACTCTTCCACCGAGATGTTCCAGAACCTGCTTGCTGCGGCCGATCGGTATGCACTGGACAGACTGAAGATTGTTTGCGCCCAGAAGTTGTGGGATAAAGTGTCGGTAGATACAGTTGCAACTATCTTAGCTTGGGCTGAAACCTACAACTGCCAGGAGTTGAAGAACAGGTGCATTGACTTCTTTGTGGTGGAGGAAAATTTCAAGAAGGCCATCTTCACCGATGGTTATGCGTTGCTGGTTCTGAAATTCCCAGAGATCATTGCTGAGATGAAAAAGAGGGTTTAG